In a genomic window of Nodosilinea sp. E11:
- the rlmB gene encoding 23S rRNA (guanosine(2251)-2'-O)-methyltransferase RlmB, giving the protein MSSQKPFRNPNRSSGSEPRQRSEGYQGSKPQRNDAKPKPRTDSGKPRYSDDKPRYDSGKPRYDSGKPRYGDDKPRYGGDKPRYDGDKKGKPRYNDDKPRYDSGKPRYGDEKPRYGSDKPRYGGDKPRPDGGKPRHNDDRPRYGDSKPRYDGSKPQSREDKPRYGGDGKPGYQGGKPRYSDNKPSYDKGKTRYQGGDARSDAGRNRPPASTTHKLAVGEQGLGVADDAQDQTDLIYGRHAVEAALQAQRPLNRVWVNARIRYDPRFLSLIDEAKASGAVIDEVDTQRLNQVTAGANHQGIAAQAASHAYHDLDEMIETALGAARVPVIIAADGITDPHNLGAIIRTAEALGAQGMVIPQRRAVGVTATVAKVAAGGLERLPVARVINLKRALDTLKEKGFWIYGLSSEATQPVHRTTFDRPTVIVVGSEGSGLSLSVQQSCDTLVSIPLRGTVPSLNASVATGMALYEIYRHQWVAQIQISSLQNQKQDSINKQGLELSQDGLGT; this is encoded by the coding sequence ATGTCGTCCCAAAAGCCTTTTCGCAACCCCAATCGCTCCTCTGGGTCGGAGCCTCGCCAGCGGTCTGAAGGGTACCAAGGCAGCAAACCTCAGCGCAACGATGCCAAACCCAAACCCCGCACTGACAGCGGCAAACCGCGTTATAGCGATGACAAGCCTCGCTACGATAGCGGCAAGCCTCGCTACGATAGCGGCAAGCCTCGTTACGGGGATGACAAGCCTCGCTATGGTGGAGATAAACCCCGCTACGACGGCGATAAGAAGGGCAAGCCTCGCTATAACGATGACAAGCCCCGCTACGACAGCGGCAAACCCCGTTATGGTGACGAAAAGCCCCGTTACGGCAGTGACAAACCCCGCTACGGCGGCGACAAACCCCGTCCCGATGGCGGCAAACCCCGTCATAACGATGACAGGCCTCGCTATGGCGATAGCAAACCTCGCTACGACGGTAGCAAGCCGCAATCGAGGGAAGACAAACCCCGCTATGGTGGCGATGGCAAGCCTGGCTATCAGGGCGGTAAGCCTCGCTACAGCGACAACAAACCTAGCTACGACAAGGGCAAAACCCGGTACCAGGGGGGCGATGCCCGCAGTGACGCAGGGAGAAATCGTCCCCCTGCATCCACAACCCACAAATTAGCGGTGGGCGAACAGGGCCTTGGAGTAGCCGATGATGCTCAAGATCAAACCGATCTAATCTACGGTCGCCATGCAGTTGAAGCTGCCTTACAAGCCCAGCGCCCCCTAAACCGCGTGTGGGTTAACGCCCGTATTCGCTATGATCCCCGCTTTTTATCGCTGATTGATGAGGCCAAGGCCAGCGGCGCAGTGATTGACGAAGTCGATACCCAGCGGCTGAACCAAGTGACCGCTGGAGCTAACCACCAGGGAATTGCGGCACAAGCAGCTTCCCATGCTTACCACGATCTAGACGAGATGATTGAAACAGCCCTAGGAGCAGCTAGGGTGCCGGTGATTATCGCCGCCGATGGCATTACCGATCCCCACAATCTAGGGGCAATTATCCGCACTGCCGAGGCCTTAGGGGCTCAGGGCATGGTGATTCCTCAGCGGCGAGCCGTGGGAGTCACTGCGACGGTGGCCAAGGTGGCCGCCGGAGGTCTAGAGCGCTTGCCTGTAGCACGGGTGATCAACCTCAAGCGCGCCCTCGATACCCTAAAAGAAAAGGGCTTTTGGATCTATGGCCTGTCGTCTGAAGCCACCCAGCCAGTCCACCGGACTACCTTCGATCGCCCTACAGTCATTGTCGTGGGGTCTGAGGGCAGCGGGCTGAGCCTGAGCGTGCAGCAAAGCTGTGACACACTGGTGTCAATTCCTCTACGGGGAACGGTTCCTAGCCTAAATGCATCGGTGGCTACAGGCATGGCGCTGTATGAGATCTATCGTCATCAATGGGTGGCGCAAATCCAAATTTCCTCTTTGCAAAATCAAAAGCAAGACAGTATAAACAAACAGGGGCTAGAGTTGTCCCAGGACGGTTTGGGGACGTGA
- a CDS encoding HugZ family protein, with translation MPNFDAVVAAYQTLPTRVLSLMLSTVNGEGLPQASYAPYVMDDDYQLYIFTSGLSAHTHNLQMTGTASVLLIEDEAAASQVFARQRISYDCRTTLLPRGTAAWEAVADRFEQRFGEIIPMLRSLDDFQIFCLSPQGGRFVMGFGAAYAVDAHDLSQLVGPPQTGPETR, from the coding sequence ATGCCTAACTTTGATGCCGTCGTAGCGGCCTACCAAACCTTGCCCACTCGAGTGCTGAGCCTAATGCTGAGTACGGTTAACGGCGAGGGGTTGCCCCAGGCCAGCTATGCCCCCTACGTGATGGATGACGACTATCAGCTCTACATTTTTACCAGTGGTCTGTCGGCTCACACCCACAACCTGCAAATGACGGGCACCGCCAGTGTGCTGCTGATTGAAGATGAGGCGGCGGCATCCCAGGTGTTTGCTCGCCAGCGTATTAGCTACGACTGCCGGACGACTCTGCTACCTCGGGGTACGGCGGCTTGGGAGGCAGTTGCCGATCGCTTTGAGCAACGGTTTGGGGAGATTATTCCTATGCTGCGATCGCTGGATGATTTTCAAATCTTTTGCCTCAGCCCTCAGGGCGGTCGGTTTGTGATGGGGTTTGGGGCTGCCTACGCTGTTGATGCCCACGATCTCAGTCAGCTGGTTGGCCCTCCTCAAACTGGGCCAGAGACCCGATAG
- a CDS encoding alpha-E domain-containing protein codes for MLSRVADSIYWLNRYVERAENVARFVDVNLNLLLDAPPGMEQQWEPLVRTTGDQAMFKARYGDASAENILKFLTFDREYPNSIISCLKSARENARSVREVISSEMWEQVNSFYLMVNEAADVGLLSELHNFFPEVKMASHLFAGVMDATMAHTEGWHFGQLGRLLERADKTARILDVKYFILLPSVTDVGSPLDDLQWIALLKSASAYEMYRKRQYRITPQGVTEFLILNREFPRSIQFCLLEAERSLHCISGTPAGTWRTNSDRALGRLRSELDYLTIEEITQRGLHEFLDDLQTRLNTVSEKIFSDFFALEPVA; via the coding sequence ATGCTTAGCCGCGTTGCCGATTCTATCTACTGGTTAAACCGTTACGTCGAGCGGGCCGAAAACGTAGCCCGCTTTGTGGATGTGAATCTGAACCTGCTGCTAGACGCGCCCCCCGGCATGGAACAGCAGTGGGAGCCGCTGGTCAGAACCACAGGCGACCAGGCCATGTTCAAAGCTCGCTATGGAGATGCCTCGGCAGAGAATATTCTGAAATTTCTCACCTTCGATCGCGAGTATCCCAACTCGATCATTTCGTGCCTCAAGTCGGCGCGGGAAAATGCGCGATCGGTGCGGGAAGTAATTTCGTCGGAAATGTGGGAGCAGGTGAACTCGTTTTACCTGATGGTAAATGAGGCCGCAGACGTGGGGTTGCTGTCGGAGCTGCACAACTTTTTCCCGGAAGTCAAAATGGCCAGCCACCTGTTTGCTGGGGTGATGGATGCCACCATGGCCCACACCGAGGGCTGGCACTTTGGCCAACTGGGGCGACTGCTGGAGCGGGCCGACAAAACCGCCCGCATTCTCGATGTGAAGTACTTTATTTTGCTGCCTTCGGTCACCGATGTCGGTTCGCCGCTGGACGATTTGCAGTGGATTGCCCTGCTAAAGTCGGCCAGCGCCTACGAGATGTACCGCAAGCGCCAGTACCGCATTACCCCCCAGGGGGTGACCGAGTTTTTGATCTTAAATCGGGAGTTTCCGCGATCGATTCAGTTTTGTTTGCTAGAGGCCGAGCGATCGCTGCACTGCATTTCGGGCACCCCGGCGGGTACCTGGCGCACCAACAGCGATCGCGCCCTGGGTCGCCTGCGCTCCGAACTCGACTACCTCACCATCGAAGAAATTACCCAGCGGGGGCTGCACGAGTTTCTCGACGATCTGCAAACTCGGCTCAACACCGTGAGTGAGAAAATTTTTTCAGATTTCTTTGCCCTAGAACCGGTGGCTTAG
- a CDS encoding circularly permuted type 2 ATP-grasp protein, producing MLFDAYDPGDFFDELFLKQGQPRPEAELLVRRVNAMSLVELQQRQKAVQNTLFKLGVTFNVYSDNQGTERIFPFDVIPRIVPGHEWEWLEKGLKQRIYAINCFIHDVYNDQKILNDGVIPRHVVESAPGFLKPCMGLNPPNNIWCHITGTDLVRDKDGTWYVLEDNMRCPSGVSYVLENRRVMKNTFPHLFAAMDIAAVDDYASQLLETLLNLVPETLINPRVAVLTPGMYNSAYFEHSFLAQQMGAELVEGRDLVVSDGYLKMRTTKGLERVDVMYRRIDDDFIDPLAFRPDSLLGVPGLMEVYRAGRVALANALGTGVADDKLVYAYVPQMIRYYLDEDQLIPNVPTYLCEDETQQAHVLANLDQLVVKATNASGGYGMLVGPHATEEQRAEFGDRIRADPRGYIAQPTLCLSRVPTLIEDAFEGCHVDLRPYILYGQDIYVNPGGLTRVALKRGSLVVNSSQGGGSKDTWVVKSVDPNAQLPIQSQ from the coding sequence GTGCTATTTGACGCCTATGACCCCGGCGATTTTTTCGATGAACTCTTTTTAAAGCAGGGCCAGCCTCGCCCCGAAGCCGAGCTGCTGGTGCGACGAGTCAACGCCATGTCGCTGGTAGAGCTTCAGCAGCGGCAAAAGGCGGTACAAAATACCCTGTTTAAGCTCGGAGTCACCTTCAACGTCTATAGCGACAACCAGGGCACCGAGCGCATTTTTCCTTTCGATGTGATTCCGCGCATTGTGCCCGGCCACGAGTGGGAGTGGCTCGAAAAGGGACTCAAGCAGCGCATTTATGCGATCAACTGCTTCATTCACGATGTCTACAACGACCAAAAAATTCTCAACGATGGTGTCATTCCGCGCCATGTGGTGGAGTCGGCACCGGGCTTTTTGAAACCCTGTATGGGCCTCAACCCACCCAACAACATCTGGTGCCACATTACCGGTACCGACCTAGTACGCGACAAAGACGGCACCTGGTACGTGCTAGAAGACAACATGCGCTGCCCCTCGGGCGTCTCCTACGTGCTCGAAAACCGGCGGGTGATGAAGAATACCTTCCCCCACCTGTTTGCCGCCATGGATATTGCGGCGGTGGATGACTACGCCAGCCAGCTGCTCGAAACCCTGCTCAACCTGGTGCCCGAGACGCTAATCAACCCTCGGGTGGCGGTGCTCACTCCCGGCATGTACAACTCGGCCTACTTTGAGCACTCGTTTTTGGCCCAGCAGATGGGGGCCGAACTGGTGGAGGGGCGCGACCTGGTAGTCTCCGACGGCTACCTGAAAATGCGCACCACCAAGGGCCTAGAACGAGTCGATGTAATGTATCGCCGCATCGACGACGACTTTATTGACCCCCTGGCCTTTCGGCCCGACTCGCTGCTGGGGGTGCCGGGGCTAATGGAGGTGTATCGGGCGGGGCGAGTAGCTCTGGCCAACGCCCTGGGGACCGGCGTCGCCGACGATAAGCTGGTCTACGCCTACGTGCCCCAAATGATTCGCTACTACCTCGACGAGGATCAGCTGATCCCCAACGTACCCACTTACCTGTGCGAAGACGAGACCCAGCAGGCCCACGTGCTGGCCAACCTCGACCAGCTGGTGGTCAAGGCCACCAACGCCTCCGGCGGCTACGGCATGCTGGTCGGCCCCCACGCCACTGAGGAGCAACGGGCTGAATTTGGCGATCGCATTCGTGCCGACCCCAGGGGCTACATTGCCCAGCCCACCCTCTGTCTGTCGCGGGTGCCCACCCTGATCGAAGATGCCTTTGAGGGCTGCCATGTGGATCTCAGGCCCTATATCCTCTACGGTCAGGATATTTATGTGAACCCCGGCGGCCTCACCCGCGTTGCCCTCAAGCGCGGCTCGCTGGTGGTCAACTCATCCCAGGGCGGCGGTAGCAAAGACACCTGGGTCGTGAAATCAGTTGACCCCAATGCCCAGTTGCCAATTCAAAGCCAATAG
- a CDS encoding alpha/beta hydrolase yields MKLHCERQGTGFPILCLHGHPGSAKTMAVFVEGLRDRYCTLTPDLRGYGRSQTRSPFELEDSLADLEELLDAQGIERCLVLGWSLGGILAIELALRRPERVAGLILIATAARPVGAHPPTSWVELVNTGLGSLLNVLAPANPVVRHSLGPRSLYRYLLRQHTEHAYRRLAQEGFWAYLGTSPLAHRALNRALARRYNRLPDLGAIAVPCLVLCGAEDLHITAQASLETAAYLPRAESHCYPNTAHLLPWEIPEQLLGDIHHWIDRQGLDLTAEL; encoded by the coding sequence ATGAAACTTCACTGCGAAAGACAGGGAACCGGCTTCCCGATTCTGTGCCTGCATGGGCATCCAGGATCGGCTAAAACCATGGCAGTCTTTGTAGAAGGGCTGCGCGATCGCTACTGCACCCTCACCCCTGACCTGCGGGGCTACGGTCGCAGCCAAACGCGATCGCCCTTTGAGCTTGAAGACAGCCTCGCCGACTTAGAGGAATTGCTCGACGCCCAGGGCATTGAGCGCTGTCTGGTGCTGGGTTGGTCGCTAGGGGGCATTCTGGCGATCGAACTGGCCTTGAGACGCCCTGAGCGGGTAGCAGGGTTAATCTTAATTGCGACGGCGGCTCGTCCCGTGGGTGCCCATCCCCCCACCTCCTGGGTCGAGTTGGTCAACACCGGCTTGGGGTCACTGTTGAATGTGCTGGCTCCGGCTAATCCTGTCGTCAGGCACAGTCTGGGGCCGCGATCGCTCTATCGCTACCTGCTGCGGCAGCATACTGAGCACGCCTACCGACGCCTTGCCCAAGAAGGTTTCTGGGCCTACCTAGGCACCTCACCCCTGGCCCACCGTGCCCTCAACCGCGCCCTGGCTCGCCGCTACAATCGCCTGCCCGATCTGGGTGCCATCGCCGTACCTTGTCTAGTGCTGTGTGGAGCCGAAGACCTCCACATTACCGCCCAGGCTAGTCTAGAAACGGCGGCCTACCTGCCGAGAGCCGAAAGCCACTGCTATCCCAACACTGCCCACCTGCTCCCCTGGGAAATTCCCGAGCAGCTGTTAGGTGACATTCACCACTGGATCGATCGCCAGGGGCTAGACCTAACAGCGGAACTATAG
- a CDS encoding SRPBCC family protein yields MSRLSRQIQPAEAYLAKLTEADWAVLAKRNVLVKGGKGQYGIMVATSVPHALAWTVLTDYNNFYKFLPTVTQSRVVEVDGDRTVVEQVDRRRVLLTTMESKVLTENLELDGQQISFRLLEGNLEYMYGHWRIDTTPTQLGSDVGCLLSQQVRAEADVGPFKSMFYNLFEASLVDTIKALRSEMERRATSPNLQSQPHSK; encoded by the coding sequence ATGTCGCGTTTGTCCCGTCAGATTCAGCCCGCTGAAGCCTATTTGGCCAAATTAACTGAGGCTGATTGGGCTGTCTTGGCCAAACGCAACGTGTTGGTCAAAGGCGGCAAGGGCCAGTACGGCATCATGGTTGCCACCTCAGTACCCCATGCCCTGGCTTGGACAGTGCTGACCGACTACAACAATTTCTACAAATTTTTGCCGACAGTGACCCAGAGCCGGGTGGTCGAGGTAGACGGCGATCGCACCGTCGTCGAGCAGGTTGACCGGCGGCGGGTCTTGCTCACTACCATGGAGTCTAAGGTACTGACCGAAAACCTGGAACTTGACGGGCAGCAGATTAGCTTTCGACTCCTTGAGGGCAACCTTGAGTACATGTACGGCCACTGGCGCATTGACACTACCCCCACCCAATTGGGTAGCGATGTTGGGTGTTTGCTGTCACAACAGGTACGAGCCGAAGCCGATGTCGGCCCGTTCAAGTCAATGTTCTATAACCTGTTCGAAGCCAGCTTAGTTGACACTATTAAGGCTTTACGTTCAGAGATGGAGCGTCGGGCCACTTCACCAAATCTTCAGAGCCAACCCCATTCTAAGTAA
- a CDS encoding IctB family putative bicarbonate transporter — MLTSVWQQLTLSTFALEQWRDVSLVHRLLAPLRRWRQGSWLLKWGDWIGLAIVVALFALAPYVSTTLIGVLLLAIAALWALLTLTDEAGVGMTPVHIAVAVYWGVMVMATALSPVRGAALSGLIKLSLNILLFLLVARVARQPRARGLLILAYILTTLPVAIYGLRQYFFGATALATWVDVNSAVADVTRVYSFLGNPNLLAGYLIPGVMLSAAAVFAWPRWVPKGLALLAAAINTLCLILTLSRGGWVGFLIAGFVLMTLLVQYWSIWFTPFWRRWALPLLLGGAAAVVVLGVLSVSSLRARVLSMFVGRADSSNNFRMNVWAAVIDMIRARPVLGIGPGNDAFNAVYPLFQRPRYTALSAYSVFLEVLVEAGIVGMLAFLWLLLLIFHQGWVQLQRLRETQDQQGYWLMGAIASITGTLGQGIADTVMYRPQISTLWWMSIAIVASYYPAQQILGKRSFKLRQAD; from the coding sequence ATGCTGACCTCTGTATGGCAACAGCTCACCCTATCGACCTTTGCCCTAGAGCAATGGCGCGACGTTAGCCTAGTTCACCGGCTGCTGGCCCCGCTGCGGCGCTGGCGGCAGGGGAGTTGGCTGTTGAAGTGGGGCGACTGGATTGGGCTGGCCATTGTGGTGGCGCTGTTTGCCTTAGCCCCCTATGTCTCGACCACGCTGATTGGGGTACTGCTATTAGCGATCGCTGCCCTCTGGGCTTTGCTCACCCTCACCGATGAGGCTGGGGTTGGCATGACCCCGGTACACATTGCGGTGGCGGTTTACTGGGGGGTGATGGTCATGGCTACGGCGCTCTCCCCCGTACGGGGTGCGGCCCTGAGTGGGCTGATTAAGCTGAGCTTGAATATTTTGCTATTTTTGCTGGTGGCGCGGGTGGCGCGGCAGCCCAGAGCTAGGGGCCTACTGATCTTGGCCTATATCTTGACCACGCTGCCGGTGGCAATCTACGGGCTGCGGCAGTACTTCTTTGGCGCAACGGCCCTGGCCACCTGGGTGGATGTCAATTCGGCGGTGGCCGATGTGACGCGGGTGTATAGCTTTTTGGGCAATCCTAACCTGCTGGCGGGCTACCTGATTCCAGGGGTGATGCTGAGTGCGGCGGCGGTGTTTGCCTGGCCTCGGTGGGTGCCCAAGGGGCTAGCTCTGCTGGCGGCGGCCATCAACACCCTCTGCCTAATTTTGACCCTCAGTCGAGGCGGCTGGGTGGGCTTTTTGATCGCCGGGTTTGTGTTGATGACCCTGCTGGTGCAGTACTGGAGCATTTGGTTTACGCCGTTTTGGCGGCGCTGGGCGCTACCGCTGCTGCTAGGGGGCGCCGCCGCCGTGGTGGTGCTGGGAGTGCTCTCGGTAAGCTCGCTGCGGGCGCGGGTGCTGAGTATGTTTGTGGGCCGAGCCGACAGCAGCAACAACTTTCGCATGAATGTGTGGGCGGCCGTCATCGATATGATTCGCGCTCGGCCTGTTTTAGGTATTGGCCCCGGTAACGACGCGTTTAACGCGGTGTATCCCCTCTTTCAGCGGCCTCGCTATACAGCCCTCAGCGCCTACTCGGTGTTCTTAGAGGTGCTGGTAGAGGCTGGTATCGTTGGTATGCTGGCGTTTCTGTGGCTGCTGCTGCTGATCTTTCACCAGGGTTGGGTTCAACTTCAGCGGCTGCGCGAGACCCAGGATCAGCAGGGCTATTGGCTGATGGGTGCGATCGCATCGATTACCGGTACCCTCGGCCAGGGCATCGCTGACACCGTAATGTATCGGCCCCAGATCAGTACGCTGTGGTGGATGTCGATCGCGATCGTGGCCAGCTACTACCCAGCCCAGCAGATTTTAGGCAAGCGTTCGTTCAAGCTACGGCAAGCTGACTAA
- a CDS encoding Uma2 family endonuclease: MVQLSSKTLTLEEFLKLPETKPASEFVDGQIFQKPMPQGKHSAIQGELVPFVNTALKPTRIARAFPELRCTFGGRSVVPDVAVMAWNHIPRDQNGEVANTFAVAPDWTVEILSPDQSQTRVTKNILHCLSHGTQMGWLIDPDEQTVFVYRPKQETAVFDQPEDALPVPTFANDVSLTVQDLFNWLLE; encoded by the coding sequence ATGGTGCAACTCTCCTCTAAAACATTGACCCTGGAAGAGTTTTTGAAGCTGCCAGAAACCAAACCTGCCAGTGAGTTTGTGGATGGACAAATTTTTCAAAAACCGATGCCTCAGGGAAAACACAGTGCTATTCAGGGTGAACTTGTCCCGTTTGTCAATACCGCTCTAAAGCCAACACGCATTGCCCGCGCCTTCCCAGAACTGCGCTGCACGTTTGGTGGTCGCTCCGTGGTTCCAGACGTTGCAGTCATGGCATGGAACCACATTCCCCGCGATCAGAACGGCGAAGTCGCCAATACGTTTGCTGTTGCCCCAGACTGGACAGTTGAAATCCTCTCCCCAGACCAAAGCCAAACCAGAGTCACCAAAAACATCCTCCACTGCCTCAGCCATGGCACGCAAATGGGCTGGCTGATCGACCCTGATGAACAAACGGTCTTTGTCTACCGCCCCAAACAAGAGACGGCCGTTTTTGATCAACCCGAGGATGCCTTACCTGTACCCACCTTTGCTAATGATGTATCCCTCACAGTTCAGGATCTGTTCAACTGGCTTTTAGAGTGA
- a CDS encoding helix-turn-helix domain-containing protein has translation MPHPSSDQKIDGTKLNCPVHLVLSYIGGKWAILILRELFEGSRRTNEFLSALPGISTKTLTARLRELESYGLVSRRVFPEVPPRVEYSLTAKGREVQPIMAAFNQVGQQWLVHGPDSRPTTLYESRGR, from the coding sequence ATGCCTCACCCATCCAGTGATCAAAAGATCGACGGTACGAAGCTTAATTGTCCGGTTCATTTGGTGTTGTCCTACATTGGCGGCAAGTGGGCCATTCTGATTTTGCGAGAGTTATTTGAGGGTAGCCGCCGCACGAATGAATTTTTGTCGGCGCTGCCTGGAATCAGTACTAAAACCCTCACCGCTCGCCTAAGGGAGCTAGAAAGCTACGGCCTGGTCAGTCGTAGGGTGTTTCCTGAGGTGCCACCGCGAGTCGAGTATTCTCTGACGGCCAAGGGGCGAGAGGTGCAGCCCATCATGGCGGCCTTTAACCAGGTTGGCCAGCAGTGGTTAGTCCATGGCCCAGATAGCCGCCCTACTACTCTCTACGAATCGAGAGGCCGCTAG
- a CDS encoding DMT family transporter: protein MRGELAALMAAFLWAVATVMFGRLGKALSPLVLNLAKGAIALVLLALTLVLVGQNTAGLTPRAIGVLALSGVVGIGLGDTAYFAAINRLGPRRALLLETLAPPIAALLALTFLQEALTSRAWLGIALTVAGVVWVIAERVPEVAGPSPADRWGIIYGVLAALGQATGAVMSRAVLADTAVAPLWSSLLRLGGGLIIILGILRYQGPVAGPLKPLRSPRLLAGVALAAVLGTYLAIYLQQTALKYAAAGVAQALTSTSPLFVLPLAAAMGDRVSLRAVAGAGVALVGVGILVNG, encoded by the coding sequence ATGCGGGGTGAATTAGCAGCACTCATGGCAGCCTTTTTATGGGCTGTCGCCACAGTGATGTTTGGCCGGTTGGGCAAAGCCCTGTCGCCGCTGGTGCTAAATCTGGCGAAGGGTGCGATCGCTCTGGTGTTGCTGGCCCTCACCCTGGTGTTGGTAGGGCAAAATACCGCTGGTCTCACCCCCAGAGCCATCGGGGTTCTCGCCCTCAGCGGCGTGGTGGGCATTGGCTTGGGCGATACTGCGTACTTTGCAGCAATCAACCGCCTGGGGCCGAGGCGGGCGCTGCTGCTCGAAACCCTGGCCCCACCCATTGCCGCCCTGCTGGCCCTGACCTTTTTGCAAGAGGCCCTAACATCCAGAGCCTGGTTGGGCATTGCCCTAACCGTAGCCGGAGTAGTGTGGGTAATTGCCGAGCGCGTGCCCGAGGTAGCCGGGCCTAGCCCCGCCGATAGATGGGGAATCATCTATGGCGTGCTGGCCGCCCTAGGCCAGGCCACCGGGGCGGTCATGTCGCGGGCGGTGCTGGCCGACACCGCCGTGGCCCCCCTGTGGAGTTCGCTGCTGCGGCTGGGGGGTGGCCTGATCATTATTTTGGGTATTTTGCGCTACCAAGGACCGGTGGCAGGGCCGCTGAAACCGCTGCGATCGCCCCGACTTTTGGCCGGAGTCGCGCTGGCAGCGGTGTTGGGCACCTACCTGGCTATCTACCTTCAGCAAACCGCCCTCAAGTATGCAGCGGCTGGCGTCGCCCAGGCACTGACCTCAACTAGCCCGCTGTTTGTGCTGCCCCTGGCTGCCGCGATGGGCGATCGAGTCAGCCTGAGGGCTGTGGCCGGCGCGGGGGTAGCCCTGGTAGGCGTTGGCATCTTGGTGAACGGCTGA
- a CDS encoding DUF1816 domain-containing protein — protein sequence MHKFLGSFLSNLLGQSKAWWVEIKTNQPACTYYFGPFDSEAEAVMAKGGYIEDLEQEGAQNIQTVVQRCNRPDQLTITDEWDTPVGGFSAPAYSGQP from the coding sequence ATGCATAAATTTTTGGGTAGCTTTTTAAGCAATCTTTTGGGTCAGAGCAAAGCTTGGTGGGTAGAGATTAAGACTAACCAACCCGCCTGCACCTACTACTTTGGCCCCTTCGATAGCGAGGCTGAGGCGGTGATGGCCAAGGGTGGTTATATCGAAGACCTCGAGCAGGAAGGGGCACAAAATATTCAGACCGTGGTGCAGCGTTGCAACCGCCCCGATCAGCTCACCATTACTGACGAGTGGGATACTCCGGTGGGTGGGTTTTCAGCCCCAGCCTACAGCGGTCAACCCTAA
- a CDS encoding transaldolase, with translation MASLLEQLRQMTVVVADTGDIQAIEQFTPRDATTNPSLITAAAQMPQYQAIVDDTLLKAKADAGEGASEKDIANLAFKNLAVAFGYKILSIIPGRVSTEVDARLSYDTEATVATARDIIAQYDKLGITPDRVLIKIASTWEGIKAAEILEKDGIHCNLTLLFGIHQAIACAEVGTTLISPFVGRILDWYKKDTGRDEYPAPEDPGVVSVTEIYNYYKKFGYKTEVMGASFRNIGEITELAGCDLLTISPQLLAKLDATQADLPRKLDPAKAESMEIEKLSMDEATFRSMHESDRMAKEKLDEGIKGFSKALETLENLLATRLTELTQGDGTTANARDSQFDLFKAYDLDGDGFITREEWLGTDAAFDALDLDHDGKLSSSEIVAGLGPAFEVAR, from the coding sequence ATGGCCAGCCTCTTAGAGCAGCTTCGGCAAATGACCGTCGTTGTCGCCGATACCGGCGACATTCAAGCGATCGAACAATTTACCCCCCGCGACGCCACCACCAACCCTTCGCTCATTACGGCGGCGGCGCAGATGCCCCAATATCAAGCGATTGTCGATGACACGTTGTTAAAAGCCAAGGCCGACGCGGGGGAGGGAGCCTCTGAGAAAGACATCGCCAACCTGGCCTTCAAAAATCTGGCAGTAGCTTTTGGCTACAAAATTCTCAGCATTATTCCCGGTCGCGTTTCGACCGAAGTCGATGCCCGCCTCAGCTACGATACCGAGGCCACCGTTGCGACCGCCCGCGACATTATTGCGCAGTACGACAAGCTAGGCATTACCCCCGATCGCGTACTGATCAAAATTGCCTCCACTTGGGAGGGCATTAAGGCCGCTGAGATTCTTGAAAAAGACGGCATTCACTGCAACCTGACGCTGCTGTTTGGCATTCACCAGGCGATCGCCTGCGCTGAGGTGGGCACCACATTGATCTCGCCCTTTGTGGGCCGCATTCTCGACTGGTACAAAAAAGACACTGGCCGCGATGAGTACCCCGCCCCCGAAGACCCCGGCGTGGTGTCGGTCACCGAGATCTACAACTACTACAAAAAGTTTGGCTACAAAACTGAGGTGATGGGAGCCAGCTTTCGCAACATTGGAGAAATCACCGAATTGGCAGGCTGCGACCTGCTGACCATCTCGCCCCAGCTGCTGGCCAAGCTCGACGCAACCCAGGCCGACCTGCCCCGCAAACTCGACCCTGCCAAAGCTGAGTCGATGGAGATTGAGAAACTTTCCATGGATGAAGCCACCTTTAGGTCGATGCACGAGAGCGATCGCATGGCCAAAGAAAAACTCGACGAAGGCATTAAGGGCTTTAGTAAAGCCCTCGAAACCTTGGAAAACCTGCTCGCCACCCGCCTCACCGAACTTACCCAGGGTGACGGCACAACCGCCAACGCCCGAGATAGCCAGTTTGACCTATTTAAAGCCTACGACCTTGATGGCGATGGCTTTATTACTCGGGAGGAATGGCTCGGTACCGATGCGGCCTTCGACGCCCTAGACCTCGATCACGACGGCAAGCTTTCGTCTTCGGAGATTGTTGCGGGGCTAGGGCCCGCCTTTGAAGTAGCTAGGTAG